TGAATGAGATACTCACCAAATTCCCGCACTTCCGGAGAACAATTGAAGAAATGAAACTGTTCCACCAGGTATTCATTAATTGTCTGTTGTCGTTCTGAAATATTCGCAACGGCGTCATTACTACGTTCCATATCATCGCTGATACGGTTCGCTGAAGGCTTCGTGGCTGAAGTCACATTATCTTCCGGCCATTGCTCTGCCATCTCTAATAAACGCTCAAAGTCCGACTCGTTATTCTGCTCACTCCCCGCGATGATTTCTTTTTCGTCAATCTCATGGCCGTTCGATTCTGAGTTCGCTTGATCACGCAGAAGTTCCGATTCAGTGTCGGGGGTACTCTCGTTGTTACTCTCACGTTCCAGACAGACGTTCTCTTCCAGTTCCTGGTCGATGCGTTCTTCCAGCGCCTGTAATGGAAGCTGTAAGATTTCCATCGACTGAATCATTCTGGGTGCCAGCTTCATTTGCTGGCCCAGTTTCATTTGCTGGGAAATATTCAGATGCATGTATTATCCGAATCCAAACTCATATGTAATGTAGTGTAAATAAAACCAGCGTTTTTTTTAAAAACGTTGTCGCCCCTGTAACGCATCAGATAACATCTCTTTGTTAGCAAACTCTAGCACACTCCCAGAAGCAATCCCCCGCGCCAATCTGGTAATTTCGACATTTTCGTTTTCTAAAAGATTTGATATGTATAAAGCCGTCCCATCCCCTTCGAGTGTCGGGTTTGTCGCCATGATGATCTCGCTGACACCATCCTGTTTCACACGACGAACGAGCGCATCGATTGTCAGTTTTTCAGGCCCCACTCCCTCCAAAGGGGAAATCCGTCCTTGTAGAACGTGATAAACTCCCTGAAAGGAACTGGTTGCTTCCAGAGAGACCACATCGCGTGGTTGCTCTACAACACAAACCAGCGTTTTATCCCGTCGAGTATCCGCACAGATGCTACAGACTTCATTTTCGGTAAGGTTGTAACAAACGGTGCAGGGCCGTACGGACTGTTTGACAGCCATGATTGCATCAGCCAACTGCCGCGCATTTCCTTCGGATATCGATAAAATATAATGAGCGAGTCGCTCTGCAGATTTGCGACCAATCCCAGGCAGAGTGGCAAATTGATCGATCAATTGTCCCACACTGGAACCATAAGGATGAGACTGACTCTCTCTTCCACGTATCGACATAACACTGAATCTTTTACAACTGAAGAATCGCGAACTCTTATCTGGAGATCGATGAAAACGATCGCCAGTTAGAAACGTACTAAGCATTCGGATTGAATTTTGCCAATGCCTCATCCAATCCGGGAATATTCATTCCTCCCGTCAGTTGAGCCATTTCTTCGGCGGCCCCTTCACGAGCCTTTTCCAATGCCTGATTGGTTGCCGCGGTCAAAAGGTCTTCGAGCATCTCCTTATCATCACTGTCGAGTAGAGTCTGATCTATCTTGTAACTCAGAATTTTCTGCTGACCATTGGCTTCGACGTTAACCATTCCACCCCCGGCGGAACCTTCAAATCGAAGCTTTCCCAATTTCTCCTGCATTTCCTGCATGCGCCCCTGCATCTCTGAAAATTGTTTCATCATGCCGGCGATATTTCCCAGTCCTTTGAACATGGTCACGAATCCTCTTTTTCATCTTCTGTTTGCTTATTTAAAACACTGACCCGCACACTTTTCGCATTGAAAACCGCAAGTGCTTCCTGCAAAAACTCGTCTGAGTCAGGCGATAAATCGCGCTGCTCAACCCGTCTTTTTGTCAGCGTTGAATTGCTTTCTTTCTCTGCTGTCGTTTCTGACGAGGACTCCTGTAATCGAATTTTGATTCGTTCCCCAGTCAGTTTTTCCAGCGATCCTTCGAGTTTGACCATGATTTCCGGTCGCTCGCAGTATTGCTTTGAAAAATTATAGCTCTTAGAGAATTGTAAATCCAGTTGTTTCGGCCCAGAAATTGCTATTGACTCCACTCCCTTCAAAGAGTCTTTTAGCAGATCTTCATTGATTTCAATGAGTTGCGTTAACAATAAACTTTCTACTCCTGCGCGAAATGGGATCAATTCAGCTGTCGAAGTAGCACTTTCAATTGAATTTTGTGTTACAACCGAATTTATTTCACTTTTTTTTTCAATTTTTTTTTGAGTAGGAGGCTCATTCTGAGTAGATGGATTCACCTCAGGGGTAGAAACAGCGTTTTGCGTGCTGCCTTTAGGCTGTGAGGCAGGTCGCTGGGTGGGAGGCAGAGCAGGAATCTGGACCCCATTTGTCAACAGGGAACACAACTGATCCAGATCTTCCAGCAGCGAAATTCGAATCAATGCCAATTCAACCAGTGCTCGTCCATGACTGGCACGAAACATTTTATTGCGTGCTTCATTCAGAATTTCAAAGGCAGCCAGACAGGTCTGAATTCCCCAAATCTGAGCCTGTTTCTGTAAACTGCTGCGGTTAATTTCAGAGATTGCCAATAAGGTTACCTGATCGGCACCAGTTGCAACCACTGATAAATCTCTTAGATAGTTCAGTAATTGATCGACGAATTCATTGAGCTGCACACCAGAATTCAAAGCCGCCTCAAACAGGGCAAGGGCCACATCTCGCTTGCGGTCAATCAAAGCGTCAATCAACTCAATCAACCGCTCATCACTGGCTGTTCCCAAGATGCGGTGCACACTTTCTGCTGTCAGATGGGAATCGCCAAACGAGAGTAATTGATCAAAAATGGATTGGCTGTCACGCATCGAACCGCCGGCACGACGTGCTACAAGCTGGATCGCACTCTCATCCACTTCGACCTGTTCCAATTCTGCAATCTGCTTCAAGCGGTTGCAGATGCTGGTCTCTTCAATGTATCCAAAATCGAACCGCTGGCAACGAGACAAAATGGTATCTGGCAGCTTATTCGGTTCTGTCGTGCAGAAAATAAACTTCACATTAGGAGGGGGCTCTTCAAGAGTCTTCAATAAGGCATTAAACGCCTCTTTGGTTAACATGTGAACTTCGTCGATGATATAAATCTTATACTGAGATCGCATCGACTTTACGTTTACATTGGCCCTCAATGACCGGATATCATCAATCCCGCGGTTCGAGGCACCATCGATTTCTAAAACATCAATATCACTACCCACGGAAATATTCTGGCAGACTTCACACTCTCCACACGGAATGCCCTCTTGTGAATTCGGGCAATTCAAAGCTTTGGCCAGTATGCGCGCCATGGATGTCTTACCCACTCCACGTGCGCCGGTAAACAGGTACGCATGCGCCACTCGATCAGCACAAATTGCATTTTGAAGGGCTTTGGCGACCATTTCCTGTCCGACGACTTCCGAGAAATTCTGAGGACGGAACCGACGGGCCAACACCGTATACTGTATCGATTTATTAGACATGCTTGTTTTCAGAGATCTGAATCAGTAAGAGGCAAACTTCCAATGACGATAATCATCAGATTCCAGAGTGATTCACAATACGTAACTCTGGTCTGACAATCCAGTGAGAGATTATACTGAATTTGCATCGGGGACTCGAACGAGTCGAACTAAAAATAAAAAAGGGGCGAAAAGCTGCCTCCTCGTACACCTGGAATAAACCATTGTGGGCTGCTTCGGTTAAGATCTGACCCGGTC
The Gimesia aquarii DNA segment above includes these coding regions:
- the dnaX gene encoding DNA polymerase III subunit gamma/tau, with amino-acid sequence MSNKSIQYTVLARRFRPQNFSEVVGQEMVAKALQNAICADRVAHAYLFTGARGVGKTSMARILAKALNCPNSQEGIPCGECEVCQNISVGSDIDVLEIDGASNRGIDDIRSLRANVNVKSMRSQYKIYIIDEVHMLTKEAFNALLKTLEEPPPNVKFIFCTTEPNKLPDTILSRCQRFDFGYIEETSICNRLKQIAELEQVEVDESAIQLVARRAGGSMRDSQSIFDQLLSFGDSHLTAESVHRILGTASDERLIELIDALIDRKRDVALALFEAALNSGVQLNEFVDQLLNYLRDLSVVATGADQVTLLAISEINRSSLQKQAQIWGIQTCLAAFEILNEARNKMFRASHGRALVELALIRISLLEDLDQLCSLLTNGVQIPALPPTQRPASQPKGSTQNAVSTPEVNPSTQNEPPTQKKIEKKSEINSVVTQNSIESATSTAELIPFRAGVESLLLTQLIEINEDLLKDSLKGVESIAISGPKQLDLQFSKSYNFSKQYCERPEIMVKLEGSLEKLTGERIKIRLQESSSETTAEKESNSTLTKRRVEQRDLSPDSDEFLQEALAVFNAKSVRVSVLNKQTEDEKEDS
- the recR gene encoding recombination mediator RecR, producing the protein MSIRGRESQSHPYGSSVGQLIDQFATLPGIGRKSAERLAHYILSISEGNARQLADAIMAVKQSVRPCTVCYNLTENEVCSICADTRRDKTLVCVVEQPRDVVSLEATSSFQGVYHVLQGRISPLEGVGPEKLTIDALVRRVKQDGVSEIIMATNPTLEGDGTALYISNLLENENVEITRLARGIASGSVLEFANKEMLSDALQGRQRF
- a CDS encoding YbaB/EbfC family nucleoid-associated protein, which codes for MFKGLGNIAGMMKQFSEMQGRMQEMQEKLGKLRFEGSAGGGMVNVEANGQQKILSYKIDQTLLDSDDKEMLEDLLTAATNQALEKAREGAAEEMAQLTGGMNIPGLDEALAKFNPNA